TATTGTATTACTCGCTAAATTTTTTGAAAATTACGCAGGCATTGTGACCACCAAACCCAAAAGTGTTGCTCAATGCAACATTTACGTCACGTTTTTGAGCTTTGTTTAAGGTAAGGTTTAGTTTAGAATCTATATTTTCATCTACAGTCGTATGGTTTATAGTTGGCGGAACCAAACTATGTTGCATAGCTAAAATTGAGGCAATTGCCTCAATAGCTCCGGCGGCACCCAATAAGTGACCGGTCATTGACTTTGTAGAGTTGATATTGATGTTAGGGGCATGGTCTCCAAAGACTTCACTAATAGCCTTTAGTTCTGCCACATCTCCAAGGGGGGTAGAAGTACCATGTGTATTTATGGTGTCTACATCTTCCGGTTTTAGTCCGGCATCCCTTAAACAGTTCTTCATTACTTGAACTACTCCAATTCCATCAGGATGGGGAGCGGTCATATGGTAAGCATCGCTCGAAAGTCCGCCACCGGCAACTTCGGCATATATTTTTGCACCACGCGCTTTGGCGTGTTCGTATTCTTCCAATATTAAAGCTCCAGCTCCTTCACCTAAAACAAATCCGTCACGGGTTGCATCAAAAGGTCTTGATGCTGTTTCTGGACTATCGTTTCTAGTGGACAAGGCATGCATAGCGCCAAATCCACCCATACCAGCAATGGTTACAGCAGCTTCACTACCTCCGGTTACTACTACATCACAATGGCCTAAACGAATATAGTTTAAAGCATCGATCATAGCATTTGCAGAAGATGCACAGGCCGAAACCGTGGTATAATTAGGACCCATAAAACCATGTTTGATAGAGATATGTCCAGGGGCAATATCAGCAATCATTTTAGGAATAAAGAAGGGGTTGAATCTTGGTGTTCCGTCTCCTTCGGCGAAGTTCATAACTTCGTTTTGAAAAGTTTCTAGACCACCAATACCGGCTCCCCAGATAACTCCAACACGAAATTTGTCTACTACGTCCAAGTTAAGACCGGAATCTATAATAGCCTCATCGGAAGAGACTAGGGCGTATTGCGCAAACCTATCTAATTTTCTTGCCTCTTTGCGGTCAAAATGCTCTAGAGGGTCGAAATTTTTCAGCTCGCAAGCAAATTTCACCTTAAATTTTTCAGTATCGTAATAGGTCACGGGCGCAGAACCGCTCTTTCCGTTTTTAAGACCTTCCCAATATTCATCAATATTGTTACCTATGGGTGTCAACGCACCCAACCCCGTAACTACAACTCGCTTTAATTGCATTGAACCTAAATTTTTGGTTTACTTAGTAAGTCAAGCGTAAATTAAAAAAATTATCCATGCGATAATGGTTACCACATGGATAATTTTGAATCTCGTTCAAGAAATCATAAAGATTACTTCGCTTCTTCTATATAGCTAATGGCTTGGCCAACTGTTGCGATGTTCTCAGCTTGATCGTCTGGAATCTGAATATCAAATTCCTTCTCGAATTCCATGATCAACTCCACGGTATCCAATGAATCTGCGCCTAGGTCGTTAGTAAAGCTAGCTTCCGTTACTACTTCGTTCTCATCCACACCTAATTTATCAACGATGATAGCTTTTACTCTTGATGCAATGTCTGACATAATAATATTGTTTTTAAAAAATTAAATTGGTTGCAAAAATAAAAAACTTTGGACTAAATCCACTATTTGTCGTTAAAATGTCTTGTAATTTATAAAATTTCAGGATAAGAGCGGTATTTTTGACCTAAATATTTTGCTGTCAGTAACGTTAAATGCCACATGAAAAACATTGTATTATTCGCTTCCGGTTCAGGATCTAATGTTGAAAATATTGTTCAGTACTTTCAAGAAAATCCTCAGGTTAATATTTCTGCGGTATTATCTAATAAAACCCAAGCTAAAGTTTTGGATAGGTGTAATAGATTGAAAATTAATGGATTATACTTTAATAAAAATGCTTTCTACGAGACAGATTGCGTGTTGGATATTCTAAAATCTTTAAAACCGGACCTTATAGTGTTGGCAGGTTTTCTTTGGAAAGTACCTGAGAATTTAGTTGCGAATTTTCCTGATAAAATTGTAAATATTCACCCAGCATTATTGCCAAAATATGGAGGCAAGGGTATGTATGGTAATAATGTTCACGAGGCCGTAAGAGCTAATAATGAGACCGAAACGGGTATCACTATTCATTATATTAATGAGAATTATGACGAAGGTGCAGTAATTCGGCAGGTAAAAACGGCAATTTCTGCAGAAGACACTTCAGATGATATAGCAAATAAGGTGCATGCACTTGAATACGAATACTATCCAAAGGTAATTGCACAATTATTAGGGGTAGAATAATGGCTAAAAAAGGAAAGTTTTATACGGTTTGGAAAGGCAAGAGACCCGGTATTTATGATTCTTGGTCAGCTTGTAAAGCTGCTATTACCGGGTATAAAGGTGCTCAATATAAATCTTTTGAGACTTTTGATCTGGCTAAAAAGGCCTTTAATGGTAATTATGATGATTTTAAAGGAAAGAAAAAAGGAAAGCCGGTATTAACGGCTGAACAAATACAAAGGTTTGGTACGCCAAACTACAATTCTATTTCTGTAGATGCCGCTTCTAGTGGTAATCCTGGAATTATGGAATACCAAGGTGTGGATACAAAAACAGGTAAAAAACTTTTTAGACAAGGGCCATTTGCTCAAGGAACCAATAATATTGGTGAGTTTTTGGCTATTGTACATGGGCTTGCCTTTTTGAAAAATAATAAAAGTGACAGAGTAATCTATACGGATTCCCGTACAGCAATGAGTTGGGTTCGTAAAAAAAACTGTAATACTAAACTTCAGGAGACCGCTAAGAATAAAGAAGTTTTTGATTTGATCAGAAGGGCTTTGGCCTGGTTAAAGAACAATTCTTATAGTACTCCTATTGTTAAATGGGAAACAAAGGTGTGGGGAGAAATTCCAGCAGATTTTGGTCGTAAGTAATGTTAAACAGGCCCAGCGCGTTTTCTTATAATTATTTTCAGCCCATATCCCTTTGGGTATAACACATTGCTTTTCAGAAAACTGTTTTATAAGAGTCTAAAAATTTTAGAAAGGTAATATTCCTAGGCCTTTTTTGTAGGGGTATATTTGCATGTAATAGCGTTACAAAAGCGTATATTTGCAGCTTAAACTTAAAATTGCATGGGTAAACTTCTAATCGTAGGCACTGTTGCCTTTGACGAAATTGAAACTCCTTTCGGTAAAACCGATAAGATTTTGGGTGGTGCAGCTACTTTTATTGGTTTAGCGGCCTCTCAATATAATGTAGAATCAGGAATCGTTTCTATTGTTGGCGAAGACCTTCCACAAGCGTATTTAGATATTCTAGAAGATAAGAATATTGACCTTAGTTCTTTGGAGGTTGTAAAAGGAGGAAAAACTTTCTATTGGAAAGGAAAGTATCATAATGACCTTAATTCAAGAGACACCTTAGTAACAGAACTCAATACACTTGCAGATTTCAATCCTCAAGTATCCGAAGGTTTTAAAGATGCAGATGTGGTAATGCTAGGTAATCTGCACCCAAGTACACAGTTGAGTGTTATTAATCAGATGAAAAAACGACCAAAGCTAATAGTATTAGATACTATGAATTTTTGGATGGATAATGCTTTGCCTGAGTTAACGGAGGTTATAAAACATATTGATGTTCTTACTATTAATGATGAAGAAGCTAGACAGTTAACCAATGAGTATTCATTGGTAAAGGCGGCGAAAGCTATTCAGGAAATGGGCCCTAAGTATTTGGTGATAAAGAAAGGTGAGCATGGAGCGCTTTTATTTCATGGAGAGAAAATCTTTTTCGCACCTGCTTTACCGTTAGAAGAGGTTTTTGATCCAACAGGAGCTGGGGATACATTTGCAGGGGGATTTTCAGGTTATTTAGCGGCTACTAATGACCTTTCGTTCA
This genomic interval from Zobellia roscoffensis contains the following:
- a CDS encoding ribonuclease H1 domain-containing protein gives rise to the protein MAKKGKFYTVWKGKRPGIYDSWSACKAAITGYKGAQYKSFETFDLAKKAFNGNYDDFKGKKKGKPVLTAEQIQRFGTPNYNSISVDAASSGNPGIMEYQGVDTKTGKKLFRQGPFAQGTNNIGEFLAIVHGLAFLKNNKSDRVIYTDSRTAMSWVRKKNCNTKLQETAKNKEVFDLIRRALAWLKNNSYSTPIVKWETKVWGEIPADFGRK
- a CDS encoding acyl carrier protein gives rise to the protein MSDIASRVKAIIVDKLGVDENEVVTEASFTNDLGADSLDTVELIMEFEKEFDIQIPDDQAENIATVGQAISYIEEAK
- the fabF gene encoding beta-ketoacyl-ACP synthase II, which translates into the protein MQLKRVVVTGLGALTPIGNNIDEYWEGLKNGKSGSAPVTYYDTEKFKVKFACELKNFDPLEHFDRKEARKLDRFAQYALVSSDEAIIDSGLNLDVVDKFRVGVIWGAGIGGLETFQNEVMNFAEGDGTPRFNPFFIPKMIADIAPGHISIKHGFMGPNYTTVSACASSANAMIDALNYIRLGHCDVVVTGGSEAAVTIAGMGGFGAMHALSTRNDSPETASRPFDATRDGFVLGEGAGALILEEYEHAKARGAKIYAEVAGGGLSSDAYHMTAPHPDGIGVVQVMKNCLRDAGLKPEDVDTINTHGTSTPLGDVAELKAISEVFGDHAPNININSTKSMTGHLLGAAGAIEAIASILAMQHSLVPPTINHTTVDENIDSKLNLTLNKAQKRDVNVALSNTFGFGGHNACVIFKKFSE
- the purN gene encoding phosphoribosylglycinamide formyltransferase produces the protein MKNIVLFASGSGSNVENIVQYFQENPQVNISAVLSNKTQAKVLDRCNRLKINGLYFNKNAFYETDCVLDILKSLKPDLIVLAGFLWKVPENLVANFPDKIVNIHPALLPKYGGKGMYGNNVHEAVRANNETETGITIHYINENYDEGAVIRQVKTAISAEDTSDDIANKVHALEYEYYPKVIAQLLGVE
- a CDS encoding PfkB family carbohydrate kinase; translation: MGKLLIVGTVAFDEIETPFGKTDKILGGAATFIGLAASQYNVESGIVSIVGEDLPQAYLDILEDKNIDLSSLEVVKGGKTFYWKGKYHNDLNSRDTLVTELNTLADFNPQVSEGFKDADVVMLGNLHPSTQLSVINQMKKRPKLIVLDTMNFWMDNALPELTEVIKHIDVLTINDEEARQLTNEYSLVKAAKAIQEMGPKYLVIKKGEHGALLFHGEKIFFAPALPLEEVFDPTGAGDTFAGGFSGYLAATNDLSFNNMKNAVIHGSNLASFCVERFGTERMQNLKKEEVTKRLHQFKALTQFDIELQ